Below is a genomic region from Numenius arquata chromosome 8, bNumArq3.hap1.1, whole genome shotgun sequence.
TGTGTGCACGCGGGTGTGCCCAGAGGTGCAATCCTGGTAGACTGTAAATGGTCCTGGCAGACATGTACTttcaaaaaataatatatttatttccagCGTTATACAGTGTAAAACAATTcactcttttatttttaactttcatgCCCTCACTATGTGTATAAACATGCTGGAAGTGTCATTTCTGATGTAATCAGAATTGCCTGCGATGCTAAGATACATAGATACCTCATCGGAATGCTAAAAGCATTTTGGCATTATATGATTATACAGAAAATAGGGATCTGCTGCCTGAAGCATGAAGGAATGTGACATGAGAGCAGCGCCCTTATCAGTTGTAATGTGGCTGCTGCACAGCAGTTATTTTGGGGTCCAGCTAATGGATGTATTGCCTCTGGTTCTGAGGCAATTGAAGACAACAGTATTCTTTTCAGGGTAGGATGCAAAAAAAGTTCCCAGTGTCACTTGGACAGCTGTGACTTCTAAGTTTTGGTCAGAAATCAGTAAATGGGGAGAAAGAGTCTTCCTTACCACCTTCAAATATGCTTTATCTGGCTTGCGTTTTTGTTCATAATCAGCTTGAAGAattgaaacaaaagcagaagctcAACAGACAGaaagaacatgaaaagaaaaggaagcttgAAGCTAAAAAGAATGCAGccaaaattaaggaaaaagaagagggaaaggtAGGTGTCTGGTATGATTTTGATTTTTTGAAGCTTATAGAAGCAATAAAAGTCATCCTGAAACTACATCTTCTTAAGAATTATGTTATGTGTTACATTTTCCTTCTGTATATGCACGCAGGTATAACACACTAATTCTCAGTTAAGTaattccctttcatttttatttgtgctCAGGAATCCTCTGGCAAATCTAAAGCAAAGACTAAGAAACTGCTGgataaaaattcaaagaaatcaTTTTGCAGGGAGCTCAAGAAGGTGAGACACTTCAACTATTTTCATATAATTTGATGAGAGTCAGCAATGAGACCacttgctattttccttttttgcattCCTGTGCAGCTGCTAAGAGAGCATAAAGGTTGTCTGTGATAAACCTCAACACTGAAGTGAGGGATTTTACAACAGAAACTGTGAGGTTTTCAGTCTTGTCTGGTGTGAGCTACTGAGACATCCAGCACTCTGAGGCATTAGACTTCTTGTCTTGGAGGAATGAGGTACTGGTGCCTAAGGATTTCTTGCCTTTGGAGGAAAAAGATTAAACTTGCTTCAGCTTTCTAATTTGTAGCTCAGAAGGAAGGAGCTCAAACAAGAACTCGTATGAAACCTCATCAGTCACTCTGTTAAATTCAATAGTAACTCTTGTAAGCCACAGCTATGGCAAGAGTTGTCATCTGCCCAATGGTCTGTCATGTCTTATTTGagaatcttccttctttttttctaaccCAGGTGATTGAGGCCTCGGATGTGGTTCTAGAGGTTTTGGATGCGAGAGATCCAATGGGCTGCCGGTGTCCTCAGCTGGAGCAAGCTATAATTTGCTCTGGAGGAGACAAGAAGCTACTGTTGGTTCTGAACAAAATTGGTAAGAAGCACAGGTTTTCTTGAAGTGCTACATGGTCACTATGTGGTTCTGTGAGCTATGAAGAAGACTTTAAAGGAATCTGAGATTCCATTGAAGACATAAGATCCAACTCTGAGCTCGCTGCGCTACTGAAGGGGTCACATTTCCTCCACCTTTTAGTCTAGTTTGCTGAAAGAATGCCACAGACAGGAAAATGCACATTAGCTCCTTTCTTTTGCAATAATTTCTGAGGGCATTGGCCAGTTTGAGCCAAATTTGACAGAAGTTAAAGATCTTAAAATTGTTAACATTTTTGTGAATGTGAGTAAGCAGAGGTCACGGTGCTGGCCCCTACTGAGGCAATGGCAAGTTAATGATCAGTAAATCAATGCAATAGTTGTATTTGAAACTTGGCTTTGGGAagtattttctctcttccattgCTGTATGAAAGGATGCATGTAAAAGTGGGTGAAACCAGCTAAAAAGGCTGGAAATTACTGGCttagcaacagcaaaaaaaaatggaaataccaAGAGTGACAGCAAGAGCAAAGGGACCTTTTTATTAGAGTAGCCTTTTCAGGGATGATTCTTCACAGAATGTCACTCTCTGTACCACACAGAGTCTCCTAGCAAGACCCTGGCATTAAAAACCTGATTCAGGGGCCAGAAGTGTAAATGTGGTACATTCTGCTTGAGGCAAAAAATAAAGACTAGAACTTGCAACACTGTGTACCTGTGGGGAACGTACCCACTACTCTAGTAGTTTTCAGCCAAACACTTGTTAGAAAGAAACATACTAAGTAGACAAAATACAGCCCAGTTCCTGATTCTATATTAGATTTCCTCCATACAATGGTATTTAAGATTCACGGGAGTGAAAagactctgcttttttttcccagatttagTGCCAAAGGAAAACTTAGAGAAATGGTTGAATTATTTGAAGAAGGAGTTTCCAACGATTGCTTTTAAATCGGCAACACTGATGAAGGACAAGTCTATGGTAAGAGCACTGCAAGCTGTTTTATGACTAAGTCATATGTGTTACAATCATACATGTTGAAACACGTTGAGAAACAGGAACTCTTGttctttaaaattccttttcccCTTGTTTGATTGCATTGTTGTGACTGAAGAATATGCCTTTGCACTTTGACTAAGCGTTGTGGTACTGTGGGGGAGTTCTTGCTATTGAAATACATATTGTTATTTGTGCCCAGGATGCTGAACTAGAATAAAAGCAAgtcttttttttactgtaagaagGACAGTGaggggaggaagatgaggaattTTTCATCTTCTACATAGGAGGTTGCACCAGTTATGTCTGAATTCTTTTGTAGGTAAAGTAGTGCAGGCTACACTACTGTGTTCATCCTGACTGTGGCCATCAGTAAAGGTAGAACCTAACATTATTTCATGAGGAGTATAAAGGGTTTAGCTCCCTTGTGTTCTAGTCTCAGCTATTTGAAGATGCTCATTTGAGTCATACATGTATTAATAGATAATGCTTCGCACAACCCTGATAACAGCATAGTGAAATAGACCCTCCTGCAAAATGGTGCAGAAACTGTAACGCAGAGAGCAGGTTTTTAAATTCTCCAAAAAAATTTAAGCCCCTTGAGTGAATGTGCAGATTTAAGGATTCTACCATCTGAACGTACATGGTTATTTTACAGTCACACAACAAATCTGCAACACAGCCTGAACTGAAATCACAATTGCTATTAGTCAGTTCACGTTCCTTCTCTTAGTAGTTGATGGGTACCTTTTATTTACTGTCACTTAACCGATTAGCCAATTTCTTAAACTATTTCCTCCTGCTCAGAAGAACGCAGTAACATCATCTAACAAAGGATAGGAGTTGGAAACATTGGAGTAGATAAATAAATCTAAGCATACATGTTTATCTTCCTAAATGGCTCCTGaccatggtttggtttttttgtgtctttgaatCCTGTAGCAGGAACAGTTCACAAAAAGACGTGCACGTGTTGATTTATCAAGAACCACTGAACGTTTTGGAAGTAAAGGCCTTTTGAAACTTCTTCAAGACCATGTCAGGACTCAGAACAAAGCCATTCAGGTTGGGGTAGTAGGTAAGCGTTTGGCGAGATGGGAGGAGTTCCCTTTTCCCATAAAGCTTTGGTATCCTGTATTACAAATTGGGTAAAACAACTAATACATGACTTGATATTGGGCTTTCTAGTCATTGTTCTTACTTTCAGCTAAGACTCACTGTTATAATACTTCAGTTGGCAGCGATGTGTGTTGCACTTACATGCATGTAGTGTATGTGATATGTGGAAGGCCCATTGTGTGAGGCCTTAACAGATTCAGCAGCTTAGGGAAATGAGAGAAGCAGTTCACGTACCGTGCAGCTGGCACTTCCTTCCTCCTACCTGGTAAGATTTGTGGTGTTGCATTCAGTGATGTATTTAATGCCCCTGCTATTATCAGTGTGAGAAATGAGGATACAGACCTTGTCTTACTTCTCTAGTGAAGACTTCAGATCCAACTCTGATCTTGCACTGAAGATGTACTTTACCAAAGACACCTGGAAGAAGCAGTTTTGATCAGTGTTACATAGGCTgagtttttttatttaacttacaAGGACTTATGTGGTTTTCTTCAGGTTTCCCTAATGTGGGAAAGAGCAGCATAATCAACAGTCTTAAAGGAGTTCGTGCTTGCAATGTTGGCCTAACAAGAGGTGTTACCAAGTAAGCTGTCTGATAAAAGCTGTTCATTTCCCTGTTTGTTGTTGTGTTCTTATTACCCTGAGTTTGTCTGTGCAGTTTCCATCCATTAAGGGCAAAGTACGCCCCTGTGTGCAGTTTCAAGTGCACATTTCAATTTGCCAGGGTGAAAGATACTGATCTGTATGATGCAAGCTGTCAGGAGAGAATAGCGCATAAGCTTGCTCTTTTTGTACATTTAGATTTCTGTCCTATGCAAAGCATATGAACAAGAAAACGCAAACTGACTCTGCATGAAGTGCATTCAGTCCAACTGAGCTTTGTGTCTTGCATCCCTCACTGTTACAGTTCTTGGCTAGTTGATTACTTTTATCTACTGACAGTGCATTTATCTCCAAATAGGTCCATGCAAATTGTGCACATTGATAAACAGACAAAGATCTTAGACAGTCCAAGTATAATTGCAGATCCTTCCAACAACGCCCTGGCTCTGGCCTTGAGAAGAATCATAGACACTGAAGAATCAGGCTCAGCAGATGTGCTGGAAGGAGTAGATGCCATTCTGAATCACTGTAGTAAACAGCAGGTGAGTTCCATCTGTTTCCACACCTCTCATTGCATTTGACTTCTCTATAGGTTTCTTAGGCCAACAACGAAAGTTCGTTTCACTTCAACTAATTGTGGTAGCTTTTGCACTGCTTTCTCCTAACCATACAGAGTGGCAGACTTTGGCTACTGCGTCCAATGCTAAGTATGGTCTTTCATCCTTCTAAATGGAAAGCAAATAGAGCATGGCCCAGTCCCGGCAGCCAGAGGCTGTTTTCCCAAtaacttttctgaatttttttaaaaaacactgcttTTAAGATCTTATCACAGAGTGAAAAATGAAGATATTCTGACTGCTTCCTAGTATTACAGTGAAGACCTCAGATCCAACTCTGATTTCACTCTAGTTTAACCTAAGCCCGATTCCCATTCAGTTCTGTGCTGTTTTTTCACAAACCAGTGTGCTGTCTCTGTACATCCACTAGTCTGGTTGAATTTGTTGATGAAGTAGGCATTTTGCTTTGTAATGTTTGCTCCCACTTACATGTAAGATAAAAAACAGCTCTTCACGTACTTGTTCATCCTCATTGTAACCTGATTTGATTTGCTTTATTCCTAAAACTAAGAGAAAAGTTCTGAATGCACTGTTTTCTTTTGCACTAGGTGATGATGCAGTATAGTATCCCAGATTTCAGTAACACTGAGGAGTTTTTAACTTTACTTGCTCAGAAAAGGGGTATGCTGAAAAAGGGAGGCGTTCCTGATGTAGAGAACATAGCTAAAATACTACTTTGTGACTGGACAGGGTACGTATGCCATAAATTTTGCTTTACGCTGCTCACCTTGTTCACGTTGTTAATCCAGCACAGCAGAAGCTCCGAGTCCTGAGAAGTACTTAGAAAGgaaaggctgccttttttttcctctctctttctcacatTTGACTTTTTTACAAAACGCCATCACGGATAATTCTCTAAAGTAGTGAAGGATACATAGAGTCAAAGCATGTTGCACATTATTTTACAGACAGTTTGCTGACTCTGATTTCTGCTTTAACTCTGTTAAGGGAATTTGCCTTCCTTTTAAATACTGAGTCCATGTAGTCCTCTTCGCAGACAGGAAAGGATATGGCaaattttctgtggaaatttaTAGCGATTCCTACATTTtgtgggtggggggaaaaaaaaaaaatgtaactgagTAACTGTTTCCCTTGCTCAAGTGGTTCAGCTGCTACGAAGTatgccatttctttttcctctcaggaGTGGGCTGTACACTTAATACTGTTATTGACAACTTCAGAGTCAAATTTAAATAGCTATTTAACTGCTGTTAAACAGGTGATAATAAATGAGTAGTTAGGTTGAGGAGTTTGAGAGGTTTGTGCTCTGCggcttatttttaaacacagtgaTTTAACTGTGTTatctttggttggtttttctaatgctgatattttattttcctagagCTAAAATAAGCTACCACTCACAACCTCCAGGATCTCATCAACCGCCACCATATCTTACAGAAGACAAAATAGCTAAAATGCAGGAGTGCTTTAATTTAAAGAACCtagaagaagaaaacaacacCACTGTTCAAGGTAGGGCTGACATTGTAATGCACTGCAGCCATTAAGAGTGGTAGTAGTAGTTTTAATGGGAGCTTTTGAATGGAAGTCCTCCTGGGGTTTATAGGATAGCTTTCCCAATATGAAGTGAATATCAACCTTTTAAGAAAGAAAGGGATTCTGATGCAACAGAACAACAGTGCATCTATGTGCTGTCTTAACACAAATTACCCCTGCTAGATCTTAAGTTTCTGCTTATCTGACCTAACCCTCCTAAATAGGAATTAGGGGAAAAGGAAGTTGAAAAGCACATAAACACTGGCTAATTAGGCCAACAAAATACATTTCACTCAGTAAAATCTGTACTCAAATCCAAGTCTCTCAGTTCCTAGCAGTGTTCTGTAGATGCCTCGCAGAAAGCTATTCTCAGAGAATCGTCCTTTGTTCTACCTGCTTATGTGGGAGTTCTTGAGGAAGGGAGGGGCAGGACTGTCTTTTTCTAGCCCTGACCTAGAATGGCATTGCATCTAGTGCTGTCGAACAGTGACTTAACAGACACTTCCTATGTTTTTCCCAGCTTTAAAATGCCCCAGTCCAGCAAGCAGCATCATTTTCCAGTCAGCTGGTATGACAAATGGGACAATAGAGGAAGACAAAGTGATAGAGGAAGCATCAGAGTGGGAAAACTTGGAAACAAgccaggagggggaggaagacGAAGAAGAGGATTTCACAGAAAGTGATGATGATCAAGACgatatggaagaagaaaagaacgTCAAAGAGGTAGACCAGTGTTTCATTAGGCTTCTTCTACCTGTACTCAGTCAGTATCCTGCTGTAAACAGAACTTGTAGGCTCTGTTGGAGCCACTGGGATAAATCAAAAAGCTTCTGGAGATAAGGGTTGGGCTTTTTGtgtaattaaagaaacaacattGTTCTAAGTCAGTTCTAAGGCAGCATGTTCCCAATCAACTATACAAGGGGACATGCACACTATCATCAGTCTCTGTTAGGTTTCAGTTGCATTAGAGACTTCATTAGTGATGTCCACGTAAACACTTATGTCTGATCTCTCTGACTTGTAGGAGAACAAAGTTCAGGTCACGAGGAAAGCAAAGCTTGGAAAACAACAGACAAGTCCTACAAATTCAGAAAAGCAGATGGCAGGTCTGTATGAAACCCCTGGCTTGAAGGATAGTCTCTAGTACTCTGGCACTGGCATTGGTTTCACTTAcacatgttttcttttctcagaaaGCGAACGTTCCAATTCACTATCGCTCAACTTGGATAAGACAGCAGACGATGACGATGCCTACGATTTTAATACAGACTATGTGTAATGAATTATGTGTGAAGATACCGTTTGGAGACTCTTCCAGGCTTTCGGAACAGTCACAAAGACTCGTTTTGTGGCTAAAGTTGGAGGAATGCTGCGTACCAGAGCTGCTGCAAAGATTCACAATTATTACTGTGTCAAATAATGTATATAATACTGTATCTCTCTTGATCGTTCCAGATTTTATACAAGGCTATAAAACTGACTGTATTCAGCTTTAAGTCCTAAactttatttcctgtattaaaaaaaagcctatttttaaaacctcttaaTAGATTGAGTCTGTTCACTTTGCCTTATAAAAAGATGTTTCAAAAGGATAAatcctttgtcttttcctttgaaaaacaataGTAAAAGTTTAATTATAGTCATGTTCAAGCAATTAAATTTCAAGGTAAATTTTCATCCTCCCTCcataaaacttgtttttcctAGAGGATTACAAAGACTGTACCTCTAGAGCATAACTTAAACCAGTAAACTTTCTGTATACTTTTTCAGAACTTGTAGAATTTTCATATGTAAAGGTTGGGTGAATAATGCTACTCATTTCAGCTAGACATAAGGTATGTCTCTTGTTCTTATGGTGCTCCTGAACAGAAGACATATCTCCCGATGACACCTGTTATACACGATAACCACTGGTAACCATAAAGCAAAACGTTGCCCTGTTCCTGTGCTTAGCCTAGTGCAGAACTGGTGTAGCAAGAGAATTACTGAGAGGCCCTGCAGCTGCTCAATGAAATAAGCATTTAGAATAAATGCCTGATATGAAGCATTTTCCTCCTGTGCACCGGTTTTCTTCTAAGGGTCTGATTTCTTTAGTAGATAGTTATATTTTCTCTAAATGTATGTTGAGGAACAGTCCTCCtagacagcttaaaaaaaagcatcaagtgCAGACAGAGACACATGCAGTTCATGTAAGCCTGCTAAAACACAGCCTGGACATTAAGTTGGAGTCAGCTCATCTAGTCCCATATTTCAAACTTTGCTAACTGAACTTATTTCATTACTCCTAACCACTTCAAGGACAAGAACAGTTCTTGTTCATCAAAACCCAGGAAAAGACACAATAGGTAACAAACCACAGATCAGCATCCATGACAGAAATGGAATTATAGGCAGTGACTGCAACTGTTAGTTGGAAACCCTTTTAAATTACAAAGCAGTACTAAAACCATATTCGTACACATGAACGAGCCCTTTAGCTCTGTGCTGCCCTGAGTCTCAGACCACAGAACACTGGGCTCATCACTGCATTAACACAAAGCCTTTTATCTAAACATCCTATGCTGAGTACTGTTCACATGCAGTATTATTGGATAAAAATGACAACTCCGAGTTCAAACCTGTATTAAATTGCTGCAATAGCTCCTGGGATGAATCAGCTAATAATAACCACTACTTAAACTTAACACTGTAACtataaaaaaacagaacaacttACCTATATAAAAGGCGATGGGCGGCCACCTGCAAAAGGGCGCAGGAATCTTGCTTGATGAGCTTAAAGGGCCAGACTGGGAAAGGCATGGTGAGATAAACGTCTATGGCAGAACCATGCTCACTTGAGAGAACTATAAGGAActtaacaataataaaattaatctgtAATTCATAGAGCCTCAtccccaaaataaacattttacacAATTTAGGATGAGATTGCTTGACTTTAGTTTCAATCACTTGACACTGTATTTTAAGTATGAAGACTAGAATCAGAAGCCATTTCCCTGAGGTTTGAGTCAACGTTaaaattagcttttatttttcaacaaggTTTTCTCCACCActtaacaaaaaatgttttagtgTTCACTGGCAGTTAAAACCACTTTGCATAGTGAAATAATACTTGAAAAATTCATCTTTCAAAACAAGATTCAattttgcagaattctgcaaTAAAGACTTACACAGAAATGGTTGGGGGGAGATTTCATGCAAGAAAGGGTTGTTGAAACTTTCACAggataagaaaacaaacaaaaaaccacccaaacacaaaaccaaaaccaccagaacAAAACCCAAGCAGCTCTTAATTACAGTACATTGCTGTGCAATATTTGCATGGTGAAAGCACCAGCTGAAGTTGTATCTTGTTCTTAGAAACTGTTTCTTTCTGTAGCTGACAAATTGATTCTCCTCTAGAAGACT
It encodes:
- the GNL3 gene encoding guanine nucleotide-binding protein-like 3 → MKRPKLKKASKRLTCHKRYKIQKKIREHHRKVRKEAKKRGRKKPKKDPGVPSAAPFKEELLREAEQRKQRLEELKQKQKLNRQKEHEKKRKLEAKKNAAKIKEKEEGKESSGKSKAKTKKLLDKNSKKSFCRELKKVIEASDVVLEVLDARDPMGCRCPQLEQAIICSGGDKKLLLVLNKIDLVPKENLEKWLNYLKKEFPTIAFKSATLMKDKSMQEQFTKRRARVDLSRTTERFGSKGLLKLLQDHVRTQNKAIQVGVVGFPNVGKSSIINSLKGVRACNVGLTRGVTKSMQIVHIDKQTKILDSPSIIADPSNNALALALRRIIDTEESGSADVLEGVDAILNHCSKQQVMMQYSIPDFSNTEEFLTLLAQKRGMLKKGGVPDVENIAKILLCDWTGAKISYHSQPPGSHQPPPYLTEDKIAKMQECFNLKNLEEENNTTVQALKCPSPASSIIFQSAGMTNGTIEEDKVIEEASEWENLETSQEGEEDEEEDFTESDDDQDDMEEEKNVKEENKVQVTRKAKLGKQQTSPTNSEKQMAESERSNSLSLNLDKTADDDDAYDFNTDYV